GCAAGTAACAGTAATCACCTTTACAAATCATCCTTAATATCATTTGCATAACATCAAACCTTCTtttcataaacaaaataaatgcagtaaaatTTGAAGAGAATCTGCAGTTTTAATTGCTTTAAGTGTGATTTATAAGGAAATGGTTTATGGAATGTGATCAGTGACATGGTATTGTCATCATCCTATCAGTTATTTGTGGCCTATATAAATCTGTGAAAACATACTGAGGAATGGAAACCAATCATAAAAGACTGAACGTGAAAGTTCAATGGTGCAGAAAATGGCAGACAAATCTTCAATCAAAGTAAATGTCAAACTATATTTACATGATTTATGATTCATGTATGACTCATTTAATCTGTTTTAAGCTTAGATAATAAGTTCAAATACTGCGTTGGGTCATTTTCACCAACTGCACTGACAAAGTTGGAttgtttttgctctgttttcctAAAATATCTGACTTCCTGTATCCGCTTCAGCCACTCAGCCCTTTCCTGTCCTTCAGGCTTCAGGAGACAATGGTGTTCACGGGGTTTTCTGTTTACATTATAGGGTTAAATACGGACTGCACCTCTCCTCCTGTGGTGCTATTGTTCTACCAGCACCACGTGTAGGTTTTCTTTAAAACTCTTCTGCCTGATTTCATGTTTTGTCTTAGTTATTAATTCTGTCAAAACCGCTGATGAAGCTTTACCACACAACTATAATCTGAATAATGTGGGAATAAAAATGAGTATGGCATGGTTGTGTGGATTAATTTACCCTTTCATCCTCCTTTAAATGATTGAGATTACTTTGGATGTATAGATTATTGCATTATTGCTTAAATCTGTGATTGTATGTTTGTCTTTCAGAATGTTGGCAAGGCACTTCGCTGCACCTGGAAATGTCTAATGCTTGGTCTCTACAATTTTGCCCTCGGCTACTCAACTCCGATCACGGTGGCTGCTACCTTCGTccccgactttcacccaggcaGGAACACGTCCTGAGCCGTGCACCTCCTCCAGTTTCTCTGCAAACTGCACTGTACATAGCAGTAAACCCACAGACACTGACCAAAGACTTTTAGtatgtttgtaatgtttgtttatttgaaattacatttttatatctGATTCCACCTAAGTGTTAAAGTAGACCTTTTATACAGTTATTACATTAATGATTTCTAATCAGCGGTCTCAACTGTCATTAATGTGATTAATTACACATGCTGACATGTTGTTGATTTGACTAATCCTAACGTCATTTGGTCATATGGACCCCTTTTTAACTAGATATAAAATGAAAGACAGAGTGTGTAAAATTTCTCTTTGCATAATACACCCATTGCTTTCTTTATGTACTCCATATACCTAAATCACGTATTACTTGTGCACGTATTAAGCCCTAAGAAGACGTGCCTTTTTTCACTCGGAGAATGTTTTTATCAAGctggtgtttgcatgtgtgcagAGGGACACTGTGGGAATGTGGCACCTGCAGCAGGACAGGAATGACAGGAATGTTTACTGTAGCCGCAGACAAAATGAGACGGGGAAGGAGTCAGGAAAGACTTAACAGGGTCATCAGTGAAGTATACGAGTAATTCAAGGCTGAAAGGATGTGGACAGGCACAGTAAGTAAGAAACCaggccaccctcctcctctcagaGCGGAGCAACTGGACCACTGATCTCAAGAGTGTTACTTAACTCTTAAACAGATAGATGGATGAAAGACTTCTAAAGACTGAAGGTGGTGATGGTCAGGAGGCTTTGGTTAAATGACAAGTTTAGGAGGATTCTCAGATCAAAACATATTGGTGTGACTTTTGAAGCTAGTCACAAACATTTCAGTGTTTCTgaatgtgtgtctttttgttcagttttaagGGTTTTGCAAGTCATGACATGTGTAAATagacatttaataaaatgttaataaactGTGCACAAACGTAGTCATTTGTTATTGGTGGAGAAAGGAGTGTGAGAAAGCCATAGTCTTTAAAGTGTTAAAAACAACTAATTTTCAGAATCTCATTAAAtaaaaggatgaaaaaaaagggcaacaaacacattaaaaatataatttggaCACATTTTGGACTAAACTACCCAGTCATAGTTAATTATGAAATTACTGCTGTAACAGATGAAGAAAAAGCTGAGATGCTGGCGCAAACATGTTAAAGTTCATAGCTCAGATAACATTAGTGAGGAGGAGTGAAGAGGGAGTGAAACTACAATAACAGAGAAATGAAGAAATATTATTGCAAAATGAAGATACCAGCAGTTTATCAAGTATTcccttgacagagacagacctgAGTCTTGGTAAAACGAAGATGTCTTTACCAGGTAAAGCCCAAAGTTATGACTGTATGCAATGATAAACCATCTATAGTGAGACATTGAACGACATCTTGCTTGAAATGTATAATAAAGTATGAGAGAAGGTAAAACTGGCACAAAACTAGAAAGAGTCTATACCAGTCCAGGAAAAGGTTGCTCTAATCCACGGAATTATTGAGTATGAATTCTTTAAAATCCCATATCTGTAAATTAATGGAGCAAATTATTAATCATATGTGATTTACAAATTATTTGACAAAGACAGTCAGAAGgtgaatattatatattttgttcatTTGAGGAGAACAGTTGTGCTTAACAGAAATGAAATTTGTGTTCTCggttgttttatttcatttcatttcatttcattttattttactatactttattttattttatgctggTGCTTATAAATTTAGAGTCCCCATAGACTCTAAATTCGCCGCTGTGACGTCACTCCCCTGCGACTGGAACGCTCCTTCCGTAGCGCTCACTTGTTTACATGAGCCTTCGATGAGCAAGATTTTGTGAAAATGACGGAGCAGAAAGCGGATAATATCAGCTCTATCCCCATCGATGGGTTCAGCAATTTAAGAATCACATCTATATGGACGTTTCTCATGTCTGTaagttacattttatttactgaCTCGATGTTCTAGCTAGCTGTGAGTTAGCTACCATGGCGAACAGAGCGATTGTCTTTAACTGGCCGTCGATACCCGCTTCTAAAAGTTATACTTTGGTATATGTCGGTCTAATTAAGATGCTTAATGTGTGGTTTTTGTCTCTATTCGTAGGTGCAGTGGTCGGAGCCTTGGCTTATTGGACTGTTAGTgtttcatgttgtgtgtttgtttctgactGTGGTGACGTGCAGGTACTACAGAGCTCAGATATGTCACTTCCTGCTCATGGGTAAGTGAAGAGGAAGGTGGAAAGATGCCTGCAATAATTAGGAcattacatgcatacatatgAATTATAATTCATTATAATACCTTACATCATCAAACAATGAGTCCTACACGTTGTCTTAATTGCCATCTGAAGATATAGCATGTAAAACCCACAGTAAAACCTACCTAcaacactggaaacacaggaTTTTAGCCTGTCCCCACTCCCTAACACTGCACTTTACCATGAAATATGATCACTACAATCTTCAGAAAtcttatattttgtattattgtgtgactcttTCTCACTTAGACATATAGTACACTTACATCAGAAAGTCAGTGTTagttaaaatacacattttagtCGTGTCCCCTGGTTTTCACTCACACGTCACATAATTAACTACTAATTTTAGTCTCTTGGAAGCCATGGGTAGGGATGCACGgtaatatcggcacgtcattGGAATCGgctaacatgctgataatatcCATACATTATCGGTGTCAACCAatatggctttaaaatgaactatcagaatcggccaacatgctttgtcttattttgcacaatgactgAATATTACGTACATTGTAAAGTATTATTTTATACcttcatctgctggtgggctaTCAAAAAAAGAGTATACATGTATACTATGATGTGaattccactacagaggagACTTAATAATCACTAGAATAAGGTAGGGAAAAAAGTAGATATATCGATATTGGTATCAGTTAtaggtcaaatgagttgttacatatgagcataaaaaaatccagtatcgtGCATCCCCAGCCATGGGAATACCAAAAGTTAGTTCTCTCACTTAATTTTCAgttactttgtttgtttgtttttcatattgtaAGTATGACTTGAGAATGGCAACTTCAATGTAACTCAATacttaaattatattttagttttagttatgttgtttttttcaaagataGCTTTGGTAAACCACTTGAGGATGCCGAGTGTTCTCATGCTTTTATCATTGCTGTCATGTGGCTACATTTCATGCATGTGCCAAGCTAAGAATCTTCTGTTACTTTCAGTCCTGTTACTTAAATGAACCACCTTCCactgagatgaaaaaaaaaaaaaaaaggcctgagATTGAGCATTACACGTTTTGAATAGAgaaatgtgttgtttaaaataaattatatgtaAAACACAGGTGTATTTCTTAGACATTTATCTTACGAGTTATATAAAATTTGTCTAATggcaaaaattaataaaattataTACGTACGCAAATATTAAAAGGTCCATAATAAGCTGTTTACAGGTGATTAAAGGGCAGGACTTTAACAGGCATCTGTCTGTATAATCTGTATAAATGTGTTGCTTTGATTTGGAATATCAGTAAACCGTTCTTTTGGTTTTGCACATACATTTAACTGATGCACACTCATGTAGGTTAACATACCCTATATTGCTTTCTAACTTTGATTTATCTATAGTTATTGTTATTTGTATGATTTTTCTTAtcattagggtccgggcagttatgctgccaggacactattgtaattcTAGTTGttattcttctttttctttcttcttctttcttcttcttcttcttcttctcttcctccttctcctttcttcttcattcttctttcttctcctttttcttcttcttcattcttctttcttctcctttttcttctttcgaggaaatcatacttcccatgggtgaaaactcaccaaactttgcacaaagctccagtctcatgccagatatcctcagctgtaaactcaagccaatagtcctgatggtggcgctacagcaagcgcaTAAAGTTagaaactttgaaaattcataacaaatcaaccatacgtgctacaacttcatcaaactgtagccccaatactgaagaaacttttgtacacacttaaacctattaaaaattatgaaattcatcactgtttttttcaaaaacggtaaaacttcttaaacctatctcctcccacaatttttgctcaattgacaccNacttcatcaaactgtagccccaatactgaagaaacttttgtacacacttaaacctattaaaaattatgaaattcatcactctgtttttttcaaaaacggtaaaacttcttaaacctgtctcctcccacaatttttgctcaNgatggctgctttcctacacaacagtgaatggcttactcagtttgtgaagccactgttgagttgctacttgccaattagctcagagcggtaaatgaccgtcttaggttccagaggttgcggATTCGAAcctcaactggtgcagaatccacatcgtaatgtaaacattttcttgtgctccagcttattgcttaaaattgcctgagCGTGACTGATCGTTGTGCAGCATCTTCAAGTCtttttctgctagaaaatctgccttttcatgcttgaaaataaaccaaactttgcacaaagatccagtgtcaatacttcagtgtgaaaccatctgaggcttctcactttgcacatagctcaactagttaaacatcagttttcacttatgaagcaaatcaatcatttttaaaataaattaccaacatctccatgctgtctagatgcaatatgtgtattttcagatttttgtttcgataactgaattttttacagtggtttgaaatctgcttttccacaCATGGacagctgctaaacctgcacatctggcttagtcaatttgtgaagctacacattaATTGTTACTGACTAATtggctcagtgagatagaaattgatccttagtctcagaggttgtgagttcaggcctcagctgatgcaaaaggcagattgtgttgctaaattcctaaatgtcttccaattcttctgcttgttgctcagaattgcctaaaaatgcccggacccgacccatcgctgcacAGCGGCTATAATTTGAATAGTATTCCTACCTACTTCCATAGTCTGTTATGTTTATCTTTTGTAAATCAAGTCAAAACAAGtagttattgttgtgtttgatACCATAATGCCTGGATAAGATAATTGAGATATCTCAAAACTAGTTAAAAGTATTAGTGAATCTCATATACCTTGTTTATATTTGTTCAACAACTGCTAAAAATATGAAAGTTGAGTATTGAGGCTAAGAAGCTGTGTTACTAGAGTGCATATAATCAATTTGTGCTTTGCTGAGTGACATTACATCTCTCCACAGCTGGCCTGGTGTACTCTGCTGAATATCTAAATGAGCTGGCGGCCATGAACTGGAGGTAAGACCATCGGCcagcagtattttatttttatatctttgTTTGTGAAATAACGTGTGTGCATAGCCTCTGTTGTTCATAAACTTTGTCATTATTAAGATCTCAttaagcttcttttttttttttgcaggtccTTTTCCAATTTCCAGTACTTTGACTCTAAGGGCATGTTTATATCTTTGGTCTACTCCATTCCTCTTCTGCTGAATACAGTCATCATAGTGGTAAGATTTACTGTTCATCCTCATCCTtcacatcaaataaaatgttaaaaaca
The sequence above is drawn from the Epinephelus moara isolate mb chromosome 12, YSFRI_EMoa_1.0, whole genome shotgun sequence genome and encodes:
- the tmem18 gene encoding transmembrane protein 18, with protein sequence MTEQKADNISSIPIDGFSNLRITSIWTFLMSVQWSEPWLIGLLVFHVVCLFLTVVTCRYYRAQICHFLLMAGLVYSAEYLNELAAMNWRSFSNFQYFDSKGMFISLVYSIPLLLNTVIIVMVWVYRTFSTMTELKTLQLKRKARREKREKSD